GATTCAAGAATATCAACTATTTTCTGCTCAAATTGGACGAAAAGGTGCATAAATAAGACTTTTATGCCTCAGCAGAGATCATATCCCTCGGCCATGCTTTTTCTGAACAGATGACATCATCCATTCGCGATTGTGGCTCTACTTTCAGTTTTACCAGACAGCCATCATGCACGCTTACTTCAATTGTTGTCTTATAGGGGGCGTGAAGTTTAAAGTCTACGTCCCAATCCTTCGGCCAGGCTGGAAGCAAATGAATCTGTTTGCCGTCTGTTTGCATAAGCATTTCCTGCAGGCCGATCATGCCACTGCCTCCATGGTCAACATCTGGGACCCAGTCAGGACCCGGGCCCCAGAATGCGGGAAAACGGCGAGGCGCATCCGCAAATTTATCGATTGCTAATTCGCGAGCCTCCTCTGTGCGACCGAGGCGTGCGGCCCAGAGGAAAGTTTGCCCCCAACAGCACTTGAAATGTTTCTTCAGGTCGTCATATTTCCACGTGTTCTGAGCGATTTCAAATTCTGGTGCTCCATGGTGTGCAATAGGATAGGGGAAGACTGCATACATTTGCGGATCTTCATTGTTTATCGCCTTTGGATTATAAGTTTCCGCAGGAGCGAAAACTGAGTGACCATTTACTTCGCGAGTAGGCAGTTCGGGTAAACGAGTCAACATTGCTTGCCAAAGTGTACGATCATCAGGACCAGAGATAGTATCGGGAAGCTCCAGTAGTGCAGGGAGGAGTGTCTGAAGTGCTGCGATAATTGGAAGTGGATTCACTGCTTCTTCATAAGTTTCAAGAGCTTTGGATGGCGCAAAAACATATTTTCCGGAATCATCGAATTCTTTACCGGTAAGTTCTTTGCAGCGCATACGATAGTGTTGATCGAAGAAAATAACAGAGCTTCGAATGAAAGGCATCCAGCGAGAAATATCGAGTTTCTGAAAGCGATGGTACTCAACAATCATGTAGCTAAACTCAAGCTGGCTCTCATAATAGTAGCGTACCCACTTGCCAGCTTGAACTGTTGGGTCTAGATCAGGCGTGCGAGTATGACTTGGGTCTTTACTGCCTTCCCAGCCCCAACCCCAACCAATGGGGAGACCGAAATTCTCTAACTGTTCAGTAAAGCAGACTCCTGCATGGCCCCATAAGTGTGTGGTTCGTGCCTCAGCTCCGGGAAGAGCCCGACGATAGTAATCAAACTGGGTTGGCATCATATCAGTATCTCCACTTTTAAGAAGAGGCCAGTAAACGAGGCGTTGATTTTGTGCAGTAAAGCTACCACCTCCCCATTGCCGATAGTCAGCGGGCTCGTTACTTAAATCGGCATTTTTGTACCAACCCATGAG
The Rubellicoccus peritrichatus DNA segment above includes these coding regions:
- a CDS encoding DUF5703 domain-containing protein, which produces MNSPLQNTDKQANNFNVVWDSPSNHSGNSMPCGGYDIGLNVWVEDGDLLFYIDRSGSFDENHQMLKLGRVRLQLKPNPFVPQQPFRQELKLNEGYVEIIAGTPEVKLKVWVEVKRPVIHVEIESEQKFELTATYENWRLEPRIIDKERRHQTVSYIDYQGTVTSWPDVIDFKDEGVLFYHRNRDKELLIDRLIEQQELEPIRSKIPNTQKGRTFGGYMRGSGLIPGGTTEGIYPQYPYRGWKLHSRESTTSQRLDIYCHTAQTEKLEDWKKGLEALAANESQGVEEARKLAIEWWTEFNSRSYIKINDKEADKKDKAWQIGRNYSLFRYMLGCNARGEWPSKFNGHLFTPDPCYVKGLMGWYKNADLSNEPADYRQWGGGSFTAQNQRLVYWPLLKSGDTDMMPTQFDYYRRALPGAEARTTHLWGHAGVCFTEQLENFGLPIGWGWGWEGSKDPSHTRTPDLDPTVQAGKWVRYYYESQLEFSYMIVEYHRFQKLDISRWMPFIRSSVIFFDQHYRMRCKELTGKEFDDSGKYVFAPSKALETYEEAVNPLPIIAALQTLLPALLELPDTISGPDDRTLWQAMLTRLPELPTREVNGHSVFAPAETYNPKAINNEDPQMYAVFPYPIAHHGAPEFEIAQNTWKYDDLKKHFKCCWGQTFLWAARLGRTEEARELAIDKFADAPRRFPAFWGPGPDWVPDVDHGGSGMIGLQEMLMQTDGKQIHLLPAWPKDWDVDFKLHAPYKTTIEVSVHDGCLVKLKVEPQSRMDDVICSEKAWPRDMISAEA